Genomic segment of Vibrio natriegens NBRC 15636 = ATCC 14048 = DSM 759:
TACCACCTCTCATCTAAACGAGAGCAGCAACATGCAAGTAAATATCAGTTACTAACACTACTACGTGATGTAGTGCACCTACTTCGTCGTCACCGTGCCGCGACACACTACTCTATTCAATTCAACAAAAATAAAGAACAGGAAATAGAGGATCTTAATCAGGCTTTGACTCAGAAACTGTATCTTCTTGTGGAATCATCTCGCTCAGAAAACAAGCCTATGTATCGAGTCTTGCAGATAAACGTAAACAAAATGCTTGAGCAGTGGCAAGACAACAGTGTGGCTCGTAATCAGATGGAACATGGTAAGCTAATCCGTCACTGCCTGTTCTTAATGGATGAAGTCACCATAGCTTGGCTAGCTATTGAGCAAAGAGACGAACTCCATGACGAGTACCATATTAGCTGGCAGGCCATCATTGATAATCTCGAAACACTCACTCAGTTACGAATTTGTATCAGAGATTTTGATGATGTGTCCGATCAGGAGCGTTTAAAGAATACGGCTGCTATTATGCTTCGTAAGCTCAATCAATTAGCCGTAATCGCCCCACTCAGTATAGCGTCACCAGTCGCGGTGCGTTCTATACAGGCTCTCCACGACTATGTTGAAGATAGAGTCACAGGGCTGACCGAAGAGGAGCTATACAATATTACCTCGGATTTATCGTTGACGATTTTTAATACGTACGACCATGTACTTTCAACGATAGTTGAAGATCTTTACTTACCTCTTCCCAGACTCACACTAGCGTAATCAACACCACTGAAAAGAAGACAATAAAAAACCGCAGACTAAGTCTGCGGCTTTTCAGAACCAAGAGTAAGTATTAAAACTTAGCTATCATCTTCGGTAAAGCTAGTTGGTAACTGCTTCTTCATTTCGTTCCAGATCAACGCGCTTTCGATACCGTAGTGACGAATAACAACTGGAAGCTGATCACGCTCCGCATTTTCACACGTTTCCAGAAGCTGACGGTAGAATTTCAACGCCAACTCGCGTGAAGCCGGATTCGAGAAGTAGTAGCTGCCGACACGGTCATACAGCTTTTTCAATCCGTTAAAGATAAGACCGTAAATCTGGTTGCCAGAATGGAATGCTAAACGCTGGAACAACATATAGTCGTAGAAGTTGAACGTTTTAGCGATAAGGATCTCTTGTCGCTTCGCCTCGTCTTTTTCGTTCTCTTCTTTAACGTTCTGCAGCACCTTGTCTGCATACGGAGAAGAGGCGATAAATTCATCCCAAGACGGGGCATTCATAAGCGCTTCACAAGACTCAATCACGTTCTTGATCGTACGCTCAGAGCTTTCTTTATTCATCTTGAACGCGTAACGCATGAAGATTGGGCTGATGTTGGTGCGTGCTGCAAGCAGATCTTCTACAATATTCGTTGCGTTATCGACATCCAGGGTCATCAACGTATCCAAAATATGCAGACCTGACGTCTCCATGAATTGGTTTACTTTTGTTGGTTTGCCATGCTGGATAGTCAACCATCCATCACGTGCTAATCGTTGAAGAACCTCTCGCAGCGTCGTGCGCGTAACACCGATCAGTTCAGACAGCTCACGCTCAGCAGGTAAAATTGAGCCCGGAGGAAAACGGCCGTTCCAAATGCTCTCGATAATGTACTTTTCTGCAAATCCAGCAGGGCTTTTCGCCTTTATGACCATTCTACGTTTTATCCAATATTGATTTTTGAGGGTCGATACTACTCATCATACCACTAGTTAACGGTTTGAGAAAACTAACGAAGAACATTTGAAATACCCTACAAGTAGAGCAAAAACTCTACATGTAGTCTCAATAGTGAATCATCATTAACGTACCTATAACAAGTAAAACCAACATTTTACTTAAAAAGTACTAGTCATAATTTCCCTGAAAGTAACGAAACTTTCGTCACATTTTTATATTCAGAATATGAAAAATTAATTTGTATCCACTCAATAAATTTCTCAGTTAAATTATATTTTTTCGTATCTAGTCATCATTTAGAATCCCAAAAGGAGTTTTCTAAAACTTTCATGATATAATAATGCACGTTCGCTCGCGCTCTTACATTAAAAAAGTTGTTTAAGTCAGAAGCCTTAAGCTTTGTTATTGACTAATAAAAACCTGCGTGTAGAGTTTGCGATCGAAAGTGAGCGGTGCTTAAGTTCAAAGGAAGTAACTTGGCAAGACTACAATAAAACAAAGGATTGTTGTTTTACTAAGTTACTGTTTTAAAAGACTAGCTAATAAGTCTAACAAACAAGTACTTATGCACTATTTCGTAGTGTCTATTCATAAATTTATTATAAAGAGATTTATCATGCCGATATCGCTCGGAAACGCTTTTATCAAGAACTTTCTAGGTAAAGCGCCTGATTGGTACAAAGTTGCCATTATAGCCTTCTTAATAATTAACCCTCTTGTTTTCTTTTTTGTCAGTCCATTTATTGCAGGTTGGTTGCTGGTCGCTGAATTTATTTTCACGCTAGCAATGGCATTAAAATGCTATCCACTACAACCGGGTGGTTTACTAGCAATAGAAGCCATAGCAATTGGGATGACTAGCCCTGCACAAGTGAAGCATGAATTGGTAGCGAATATTGAAGTGTTACTACTTCTAATATTCATGGTTGCTGGCATTTACTTCATGAAACACCTCCTGCTGTTTATTTTTACCAAAATATTACTTGGCATTCGCTCAAAAACGCTATTGTCACTCGCATTCTGTTTTGCTGCGGCATTTTTGTCCGCGTTCTTGGATGCACTGACCGTTATCGCCGTTGTTATCAGTGTTGCAGTGGGCTTCTACTCG
This window contains:
- the fadR gene encoding fatty acid metabolism transcriptional regulator FadR; the encoded protein is MVIKAKSPAGFAEKYIIESIWNGRFPPGSILPAERELSELIGVTRTTLREVLQRLARDGWLTIQHGKPTKVNQFMETSGLHILDTLMTLDVDNATNIVEDLLAARTNISPIFMRYAFKMNKESSERTIKNVIESCEALMNAPSWDEFIASSPYADKVLQNVKEENEKDEAKRQEILIAKTFNFYDYMLFQRLAFHSGNQIYGLIFNGLKKLYDRVGSYYFSNPASRELALKFYRQLLETCENAERDQLPVVIRHYGIESALIWNEMKKQLPTSFTEDDS